The Marinobacter bohaiensis genome segment AAAGTATTGCTGCAGCAAATAGAGGGAAACGCTGCGCATGATGAACTCGTCCGAGCTCGCGAACGGCATGTGATGCACCGCCATCGGCCGCAACTCCGCCAGGATTGGGCAGGCGCTGGTTGCCATGATGAGCCCCAGCAACGAGCGCAGCGACTCTTCCAGCGTGGTGTCTTTCTCATACCGGCGGCGACCATCGTCCACCCGGACGGTCATTTTCTCGTAGGCGTCGTCATTGCGGAACCTGTCGACGATCGGCAGTATCGCCACCGCCGCCGGACAGTGAGACTCTTTCTCGATCGACAACGGGCAATTACTGCACTGACAGTGCCCCAGACGCGTCCACTCGGGTAACGGGCGCGCCTTGTCGCGATCGCTGCGATGCATGCCGGCATCCGGATCGACATGGAATGTTGTTGGATTGTCGCCGTCAGGGCGAAAGGTATAGGTAACCGTCATTCAGAGACCTTCACACTTCTGAAGCTGGAAGCACTGGACATCATCCAGTCTACTCGATTGCCCGCCACCTCGCCGTGATCTTTGGTGTGATTTTGCAATCGCGCGGCATTGTCCCCGATTGCCGCGCCGCCGTTGATGCGACCTTAGCCTGACAGCGCTCAGGCGCCGGCCATGTCCTCCAACTCCATCCAGCGCTCCATCGCCGCCTCCAGCTCTTTTTCCTTATCCGCCAGATGCGCCAGAGCCTGGGAGACTTCCTCGTGGGGCCGGTTGTAGAAATCGGGCTCCGACACCTTGCCCTGCCATACCTCAATTTCCGACTCCAGCCCGGCAATCCGCTCAGGCAGGGCCTCCAGCTCGAGCTTCAATTTGTAGCTGAGCTTGCGCGGCGAGGCCGGCCTGGCAGCTTCAGCCTCCTTTTTGGCCGGTTTGGCCGCCGCCTTGCGCGGCGCCTCGGCCGGGATTTCCGATGGGAACCGGCCGCCCTGTCGGCGCCAGTCCGAATAGCCACCCACGTAGTTCCGCACCTGGCCGGATCCGTCCAGCACCAGGGTGTCGGTCACCACATTATCGAGAAACTCCCGGTCATGGCTGATCACCAATACCGTGCCGCCGAAGGACACCAATTGCGACTCCAGAAGCTCCAGCGTCTCCACGTCCAGATCGTTGGTCGGTTCGTCCAGCACCAGGATGTTCGCCGGTTTGCTGAAAAGCTTGGCCAGCATCAGCCGCGCCCGCTCCCCGCCGGAAAACACACTGACCGGCGACCGTGCTCGCTCCGGTGAGAACAGGA includes the following:
- a CDS encoding DUF6901 family protein, which gives rise to MTVTYTFRPDGDNPTTFHVDPDAGMHRSDRDKARPLPEWTRLGHCQCSNCPLSIEKESHCPAAVAILPIVDRFRNDDAYEKMTVRVDDGRRRYEKDTTLEESLRSLLGLIMATSACPILAELRPMAVHHMPFASSDEFIMRSVSLYLLQQYFAKRHDREPDWALNGLVERNQRLQLVNQALWQRIHTVCQGDSNLKALLNFFSMASSVSYSLETQLRKLEGKLDEQGIGAV